One genomic window of Paramormyrops kingsleyae isolate MSU_618 chromosome 22, PKINGS_0.4, whole genome shotgun sequence includes the following:
- the epn2 gene encoding epsin-2 isoform X1: protein MPSSTIRRQMKNVVNNYTDAEKKVREATSNDPWGPSSSLMSEIADLTYNVVAFSEIMTMIWRRLNDHGKNWRHVYKALTLLDYLVKTGSERVALQCRENIFAIQTLKDFQYVDRDGKDQGINVREKSKQLVTLLKDDERLKGERSQALKTKERMAQVATSVGSGPSGFGRGSSQPNLSTSHSEEYGRSEGSPASYHGSTSPNASSELEQARPQTSGEEELQLQLALAMSREAAEQEERMRRGDDLRLQMALEESRKDSTTTKVVKKEPPKSSLMDLMDIVPAASAPAPVSDPWAGPSAKAAVDPWQPYATASKPAIPVDPWVSSSSPTPATPPRSIDPWVAPVAPAATASDPWAPVPASRPKAPASGTFDPFHTLNGTSKEDLSEFDSLRSSSSMTGESRSPTHAPRPMASVSPDLFDPLPATTAASRKTPESFLGPNAALVNLDSLISKPPQLASVSNPFLAAGSAPPPPVQVNPFQVNQPQPPTLNQMRVNPMMGPGAQGFGGLPQMTSDPLSLSSMPPGGPMAMVPMTGMAAIAPVGSVQPSMAVPQPLLTTGLPPSGGAQAGTTTNPFLL from the exons ATGCCGAGCTCAACCATCCGGAGGCAGATGAAGAACGTGGTCAACAACTACACGGACGCGGAGAAGAAGGTGCGTGAGGCCACCTCCAACGACCCGTGGGGCCCATCCAGCTCGCTGATGTCAGAGATCGCCGACCTCACCTACAACGTGGTGGCCTTCTCCGAGATCATGACCATGATCTGGAGGCGACTCAATGACCACGGCAAGAACTGGCGGCATGTCTACAAGGCGCTGACGCTGCTGGACTACCTGGTGAAGACCGGCTCGGAGCGCGTGGCCCTGCAGTGCCGCGAGAACATCTTCGCCATCCAGACGCTGAAGGACTTCCAGTACGTGGACCGGGACGGCAAGGACCAGGGCATCAACGTGCGCGAGAAGTCCAAGCAGCTGGTGACGCTGCTCAAGGATGACGAGCGGCTGAAGGGCGAGCGTTCGCAGGCGCTGAAGACCAAGGAGCGCATGGCGCAGGTGGCCACCAGCGTAGGGAGCGGCCCATCCGGATTCGGCCGCGGCTCCAGTCAGCCCAACCTGTCTACCAGTCACTCGGAGGAATACGGCCGCTCAGAAGGCTCGCCCGCCTCCTACCATGGCT cCACGTCCCCCAACGCGTCCTCGGAGCTGGAGCAGGCGCGGCCGCAGACGAGCGGCGAGGAGgagctgcagctgcagctggcGCTGGCCATGAGCCGCGAGGCGGCCGAGCAG GAGGAGAGGATGAGGCGCGGCGATGACCTCCGGCTCCAGATGGCGCTAGAGGAGAGCCGCAAGGACTCGACCACGACTAAAGTGGTGAAGAAGGAG CCCCCCAAATCGTCCCTGATGGATTTAATGGACATCGTGCCTGCAGCCTCCGCCCCAGCTCCCGTGTCAGATCCCTGGGCGGGCCCAAGTGCAAAGGCCGCGGTGGACCCATGGCAGCCTTATG CCACTGCCTCCAAGCCAGCCATCCCCGTGGACCCCTGGGTTTCGTCCTcgtcccccacccccgccactCCTCCTAGGAGCATCGACCCCTGGGTGGCGCCGGTGGCCCCCGCTGCCACAGCCTCGGATCCCTGGGCACCTGTGCCCGCCAGCCGACCCAAGGCCCCCGCCTCAG gtaccTTTGACCCCTTCCACACGCTGAATGGTACATCCAAGGAGGACCTCTCCGAGTTCGACAGCTTGCGCTCCTCTTCCTCCATGACAG GTGAATCCCGAAGCCCTACCCACGCACCGCGGCCCATGGCTTCCGTCAGTCCCGATCTGTTTGATCCGCTGCCGGCAACCACCGCTGCCTCTAGGAAGACCCCCGAATCCTTCCTGGGCCCCAACGCCGCCTTGGTGAACCTGGACTCGCTGATCAGCAAGCCTCCACAGCTTGCATCAGTCTCCAACCCCTTCCTCGCCGCTG GGtcggctcctcctcctccggtGCAAGTCAACCCCTTCCAGGTGAACCAACCCCAGCCACCCACCCTCAACCAGATGAGAGTGAATCCCATGATGGGCCCCGGGGCCCAGGGTTTTGGTGGCCTGCCCCAGATGACCTCCGACCCACTGTCCCTGTCCTCCATGCCTCCTGGGGGCCCTATGGCCATGGTGCCCATGACGGGCATGGCAGCGATTGCACCCGTGGGCAGCGTCCAGCCCTCCATGGCCGTGCCCCAGCCGCTGCTGACCACGGGGCTGCCGCCATCGGGGGGCGCCCAAGCCGGCACGACCACCAACCCCTTCCTGTTGTGA
- the epn2 gene encoding epsin-2 isoform X2, which yields MPSSTIRRQMKNVVNNYTDAEKKVREATSNDPWGPSSSLMSEIADLTYNVVAFSEIMTMIWRRLNDHGKNWRHVYKALTLLDYLVKTGSERVALQCRENIFAIQTLKDFQYVDRDGKDQGINVREKSKQLVTLLKDDERLKGERSQALKTKERMAQVATSVGSGPSGFGRGSSQPNLSTSHSEEYGRSEGSPASYHGSTSPNASSELEQARPQTSGEEELQLQLALAMSREAAEQEERMRRGDDLRLQMALEESRKDSTTTKVVKKEPPKSSLMDLMDIVPAASAPAPVSDPWAGPSAKAAVDPWQPYGESRSPTHAPRPMASVSPDLFDPLPATTAASRKTPESFLGPNAALVNLDSLISKPPQLASVSNPFLAAGSAPPPPVQVNPFQVNQPQPPTLNQMRVNPMMGPGAQGFGGLPQMTSDPLSLSSMPPGGPMAMVPMTGMAAIAPVGSVQPSMAVPQPLLTTGLPPSGGAQAGTTTNPFLL from the exons ATGCCGAGCTCAACCATCCGGAGGCAGATGAAGAACGTGGTCAACAACTACACGGACGCGGAGAAGAAGGTGCGTGAGGCCACCTCCAACGACCCGTGGGGCCCATCCAGCTCGCTGATGTCAGAGATCGCCGACCTCACCTACAACGTGGTGGCCTTCTCCGAGATCATGACCATGATCTGGAGGCGACTCAATGACCACGGCAAGAACTGGCGGCATGTCTACAAGGCGCTGACGCTGCTGGACTACCTGGTGAAGACCGGCTCGGAGCGCGTGGCCCTGCAGTGCCGCGAGAACATCTTCGCCATCCAGACGCTGAAGGACTTCCAGTACGTGGACCGGGACGGCAAGGACCAGGGCATCAACGTGCGCGAGAAGTCCAAGCAGCTGGTGACGCTGCTCAAGGATGACGAGCGGCTGAAGGGCGAGCGTTCGCAGGCGCTGAAGACCAAGGAGCGCATGGCGCAGGTGGCCACCAGCGTAGGGAGCGGCCCATCCGGATTCGGCCGCGGCTCCAGTCAGCCCAACCTGTCTACCAGTCACTCGGAGGAATACGGCCGCTCAGAAGGCTCGCCCGCCTCCTACCATGGCT cCACGTCCCCCAACGCGTCCTCGGAGCTGGAGCAGGCGCGGCCGCAGACGAGCGGCGAGGAGgagctgcagctgcagctggcGCTGGCCATGAGCCGCGAGGCGGCCGAGCAG GAGGAGAGGATGAGGCGCGGCGATGACCTCCGGCTCCAGATGGCGCTAGAGGAGAGCCGCAAGGACTCGACCACGACTAAAGTGGTGAAGAAGGAG CCCCCCAAATCGTCCCTGATGGATTTAATGGACATCGTGCCTGCAGCCTCCGCCCCAGCTCCCGTGTCAGATCCCTGGGCGGGCCCAAGTGCAAAGGCCGCGGTGGACCCATGGCAGCCTTATG GTGAATCCCGAAGCCCTACCCACGCACCGCGGCCCATGGCTTCCGTCAGTCCCGATCTGTTTGATCCGCTGCCGGCAACCACCGCTGCCTCTAGGAAGACCCCCGAATCCTTCCTGGGCCCCAACGCCGCCTTGGTGAACCTGGACTCGCTGATCAGCAAGCCTCCACAGCTTGCATCAGTCTCCAACCCCTTCCTCGCCGCTG GGtcggctcctcctcctccggtGCAAGTCAACCCCTTCCAGGTGAACCAACCCCAGCCACCCACCCTCAACCAGATGAGAGTGAATCCCATGATGGGCCCCGGGGCCCAGGGTTTTGGTGGCCTGCCCCAGATGACCTCCGACCCACTGTCCCTGTCCTCCATGCCTCCTGGGGGCCCTATGGCCATGGTGCCCATGACGGGCATGGCAGCGATTGCACCCGTGGGCAGCGTCCAGCCCTCCATGGCCGTGCCCCAGCCGCTGCTGACCACGGGGCTGCCGCCATCGGGGGGCGCCCAAGCCGGCACGACCACCAACCCCTTCCTGTTGTGA